From the Anolis sagrei isolate rAnoSag1 chromosome 12, rAnoSag1.mat, whole genome shotgun sequence genome, one window contains:
- the TMEM151A gene encoding transmembrane protein 151A gives MSRAGDEEDPPQPPGAGELPTLTPAGGPPREEQRPLKQSLSSSLCRESHWKCLFLTLLMFGCFGVMAWCRLSTVTRLNYDSSYQGTSVVYHDSPCSNGYIYIPLAFLGMLYVVYLVECWHRFAKGQMQYRVDTASVYEKVQRMQQATPCIWWKAISYHYIRRTRQVTRYRNGDAYTTTQVYHERVNTHVAETEFDYSGHGVKDVSKELLGLSDYPVTKLRFTKCFSFATGEAEAAYLTQRARFFGENEGLDDYMEAREGMHLKNVDFKEHMLVFPDPGRPPWYTRRWVFWLASFLLLSWPLRVLAEYRMANVHYHVEKLFGADDGPSPLDTSGAYGRRISRVNTVDMTELEWHIRSNQQLVPSYSEAILMDSSLVAGTAYLRSCQRCRRTVSSNSLPSRGTRALYARLPFSCSRFSLGGTRRCGGILRSLSGSHVGSSIETEPLESPPCYQDALYFPVLIVHGGEGCHRNGQRPGPAERASGTPL, from the exons ATGTCTCGCGCGGGGGACGAGGAGGATCCGCCCCAGCCTCCCGGGGCCGGGGAGCTGCCCACGCTCACGCCGGCAGGGGGGCCGCCTCGCGAGGAG CAGCGTCCACTCAAGCAGTCCCTCAGCAGCTCTCTCTGCCGTGAGTCCCACTGGAAATGCCTCTTCCTCACCCTGTTGATGTTTGGCTGCTTTGGCGTCATGGCTTGGTGCCGCCTCTCGACAGTGACCCGCCTGAATTACGACAGCTCCTACCAAGGGACCTCGGTGGTCTACCACGACAGCCCCTGCTCCAACGGCTACATCTACATCCCACTGGCCTTCCTGGGCATGCTCTATGTGGTCTACCTTGTGGAGTGCTGGCACCGCTTCGCCAAGGGGCAGATGCAGTACCGCGTGGACACGGCCAGTGTGTACGAGAAGGTCCAGCGCATGCAGCAGGCTACGCCATGCATCTGGTGGAAGGCCATCAGCTACCACTACATTCGCCGCACCCGGCAGGTCACCCGCTACCGCAACGGGGATGCCTACACCACCACCCAGGTCTACCACGAGCGGGTCAATACCCACGTGGCCGAGACAGAGTTTGACTACTCTGGCCACGGGGTGAAGGACGTCTCCAAGGAGCTGCTGGGCCTTTCAGATTACCCTGTCACCAAGCTCCGCTTCACCAAGTGCTTCAGCTTCGCCACCGGAGAGGCGGAGGCGGCTTACCTGACCCAGCGGGCCCGTTTCTTTGGTGAGAACGAGGGCCTGGATGACTACATGGAGGCCCGCGAGGGGATGCACCTCAAGAACGTGGACTTTAAGGAGCACATGCTGGTCTTCCCTGACCCGGGCCGCCCCCCTTGGTACACGCGGCGCTGGGTCTTCTGGCTGGCCTCCTTCCTCCTGCTCTCCTGGCCGCTCCGGGTGCTGGCCGAGTACCGCATGGCCAACGTCCACTACCACGTCGAGAAACTCTTTGGGGCGGATGATGGTCCTAGCCCACTGGACACCTCGGGGGCGTATGGCCGGCGCATCTCTCGGGTCAACACTGTGGACATGACTGAGCTGGAATGGCACATCCGGTCCAACCAGCAGCTGGTGCCGAGCTACTCCGAGGCCATCCTCATGGACTCGTCCCTTGTCGCCGGCACGGCCTACCTCCGCAGCTGCCAACGTTGCCGCCGGACTGTCAGCAGCAACTCCCTGCCTTCCCGAGGCACCCGGGCCCTCTACGCCCGCCTGCCGTTCAGCTGCAGCCGCTTCTCGCTAGGTGGCACGCGCCGGTGCGGGGGAATCCTCCGCAGTTTGAGCGGCAGCCACGTCGGCAGCAGCATCGAGACCGAGCCGCTGGAGAGTCCTCCCTGCTACCAAGACGCCCTGTACTTTCCGGTCCTCATTGTGCACGGAGGGGAGGGCTGCCATCGCAACGGGCAGAGGCCCGGCCCGGCGGAGAGGGCTTCGGGGACCCCGCTGTGA